The Elaeis guineensis isolate ETL-2024a chromosome 13, EG11, whole genome shotgun sequence genome includes a region encoding these proteins:
- the LOC105033301 gene encoding protein RER1B, whose protein sequence is MEGSSGDGAAASVPLAKWRNDFSRAFQYYLDRSTPHTLGRWLGTLGVAVIYCLRVYYVQGFYIVTYGLGIYLLNLLIGFLSPMVDPELEVSDGPALPTRGSDEFKPFIRRLPEFKFWYSITKAFCVAFVMTFFSVFDVPVFWPILLCYWIVLFVLTMKRQILHMIKYKYVPLNMGKQRYGGKKTSASSGLSKD, encoded by the exons ATGGAGGGATCTTCAGGCGATGGTGCCGCCGCTTCCGTGCCGCTGGCGAAATGGAGAAACGATTTTTCCAGGGCTTTTCAGTATTATTTGGACCGATCCACTCCCCATACGCTCGGGAGATGGCTCGGAACGCTGGGAGTTGCTGTGATCTATTGCCTCCGTGTTTATTATGTGCAGGGGTTTTACATTGTTACGTACGGTCTTGGGATCTATTTGCTGAATCTCCTGATTGGGTTTCTGTCCCCGATGGTGGATCCGGAGCTGGAAGTTTCAGATGGGCCTGCGCTTCCTACGAGGGGTTCGGATGAGTTCAAACCCTTCATTCGCCGCCTACCTGAGTTCAAGTTCTG GTATTCCATAACGAAAGCCTTCTGCGTGGCTTTTGTCATGACTTTCTTCTCTGTATTTGATGTTCCTGTATTTTGGCCCATTCTTCTGTGCTATTGGATCGTTCTTTTTGTCTTGACAATGAAGCGACAAATTCTGCACATGATCAAATACAAATATGTGCCATTGAACATGGGAAAGCAG AGATACGGAGGCAAGAAGACTTCTGCAAGCAGCGGTTTGTCCAAGGACTGA